The stretch of DNA GGTGGATTCCTGTGGAACGTCATGAAAAGGACCCCCAAGATATTAAAGATGCATACTTATCGGGTATACCGCTGCAGCGCTGGGGCAGACCTCAGGATGTCGCAAGTACGATTCACTTCCTTGCAAGTGATGATGCTTCTTTTATAACTGGTGAGAATATCATGGTGAGTGGTGGTAACTCCCATTTCTGATTTTTATAGATTTACTTCGTTAAAATTATTGCTCTAAAGATATTGAAACTTTATCCTAGGGACTTGTAGCAATAATTGAGTAAATAAGTTTTTAAATAGTTCTATATAATAAAAAGTGAGTATGTATGAATTCCAAAAAAGATTTAAAGAGAATACCCCATACGGTTTTTCTATGTTTTTTAACTGTTTTGGCTTTTGCGTCATGCAAAGTTGAAGAAGAAGCTAAAGATCAAAAAATTAAAGTGGCTTTTGTTACGAATGGCCCAGCAGATTTTTGGCTTTATTCCCAAGCTGGGGTAAAAAAAGCTGCCAAAGAACTTGGCATTGAAGCGGAGTTTAAAGTCGGTGACCAAACCACAGCCAAACAAAAACAGATTGTCGATGACCTCATTGTGAGTGGGGTGAAAGCTGTGGCAATCAGTCCAGCTAACGCCAAAAACCAAGTTCAAATGATCAATGAATGGTCGGCTTACATCCCAGTTATTTGTGCGGATAGTGATGCACCTAAAAGTAAACGTATTGCCTACCTGGGTACAGACAATGTAGCTGCGGGTCGTCAATGCGGT from Lentisphaera araneosa HTCC2155 encodes:
- a CDS encoding substrate-binding domain-containing protein, yielding MNSKKDLKRIPHTVFLCFLTVLAFASCKVEEEAKDQKIKVAFVTNGPADFWLYSQAGVKKAAKELGIEAEFKVGDQTTAKQKQIVDDLIVSGVKAVAISPANAKNQVQMINEWSAYIPVICADSDAPKSKRIAYLGTDNVAAGRQCGELLKQALPDGGKVMVFVGLRDAQNAIERFQGLKEAIEGTKIEILDLRTDNGDRVKARKNAEDALIAHPDIVGMVGLWAYNAPAILGALE